Below is a window of Thermodesulfovibrionales bacterium DNA.
ACCGTTCCGGTAATCGCGAACTTTTTTGGAGATTCGATTGACGAATATGCCGAGGCCGCCCGGAGATTAAGCGATGCGGAAGGTATTCACGGCCTCGAAATGAATATCTCGTGCCCGAACAAGGAGGCCGGATGGTGTATCTTCGGCACGGACCCGAAGGTTACGTTCGGAGTTGTGAACGCTGTCCGAAAGGCAACGAACCTGACCCTTATCGTGAAGCTCTCGCCGAATGTGACCGACATTGGGCTCATGGCAAGGGTCGCGGAAGAAGCCGGAGCAGATGCCGTATCCCTCATCAATACCCTGACCGGCATGGCTGTTGATATCGGGACGCGGAGGCCGAAACTCGCGAATATCGTCGGGGGTCTCTCCGGTCCGGCCATAAAGCCTGTCGCTCTCAGGATGGTATGGGAAGCGTCCAAGACGATAAAGATACCGATAGTCGGCATGGGAGGAATCATGAATGCGACGGACGCACTCGAGTTCATGCTGGTCGGCGCTACCGCCGTTGCGGTCGGTACCGCAAATTTCGTG
It encodes the following:
- a CDS encoding dihydroorotate dehydrogenase — protein: MDLTVDIGRLKLKNPVMTASGTFGYGEEYSEFIDLNRLGAVVVKGLSLEPKEGNPPPRIIETPAGMLNSIGLQNIGIAKFIKEKLPFLGRFTVPVIANFFGDSIDEYAEAARRLSDAEGIHGLEMNISCPNKEAGWCIFGTDPKVTFGVVNAVRKATNLTLIVKLSPNVTDIGLMARVAEEAGADAVSLINTLTGMAVDIGTRRPKLANIVGGLSGPAIKPVALRMVWEASKTIKIPIVGMGGIMNATDALEFMLVGATAVAVGTANFVNPGVTREIVDGIEGFMRANEIDDVRALVGGLRI